The DNA segment AGATAGCCCCGAAGCGCGCTGCAGCGCGATTCAAGCACGGCGAACTTTTCTTCCAGCAGTCCTGACCCCATCGACGCCTCTCAAAAGGATACACAGAATGAAAAAAGTTATTATAGTACAGCAAATTGCGAAGATTTCACCTGTTTTCGCGTATATCGTGTCCCCTTTCCCCGGGAAGATCTCTCCGACCAGCACTTCCGAGCGGAACAGGCCAAGGGTCGCCACAGCTTCCCCGCGGGCGTCGATCAGCGCGCTGATCCCCGAATTGGCGGCGCGGACCATCGGCCTGCGGAACTCCACCGCCCGCATGCGCGCCATCGCAAGGTGCTGCCGAGGCGCCACCGTGTCCCCGAACCAGGCGTCGTTCGTCACGTTTACGAGCCATCGCGCCCCCGCGAGCACGCTTTCCCGTATGATCCCCGGGAAGACGGCTTCGTAGCACACGGAAGCGCCCGCCGGCCCGCCTTCGACGTTGAAAAGGGCGGGGCCCGTGCCCGCGGAGAAATCCTCTCCCCCTTCCGTCATCTTGCGCACGAAGAAAAACACCTGTTTCAGCGGGATATATTCACCGAAGGGTACCAGGTGACGCTTGTCGTATCTGCCTTCCAGGACTCCCTGCCGGTCGAGGAGGAACACGCTGTTGTAATATTTCCCTCCTTCGGAAGGATTGAACCAGGGGGCGCCGAAGATCAACGGAACGCCGTTCTCCGAAGCCGACCTTTCGACTTCGCGGCTCATCTCTACCTCCCACCAGTAGAAGAAGGGGGCGGCGGTCTCCGGCCACACCGTGATCCGGGCGCCTTTCGAAGCCGCCTCGCGCGTCAGCCGCCCGTAGATTTCCAACGTTTTGTTTTGGTAGGCGGTCTCCCACTTTACCGACTGGTCGATGCCCCCCTGCGCGATCGCGATGCGCAGGCCCGGGCCGTCGGGGCGCCTGCTCCACTCCGAGATGCGCCAGGATCCATACGCAAGGAAAAATACCAGGACGGCGATCGCGCCGGCCGCGTGCATCGCCGCGCGGCGCCTCTCCCCCGCGGATAATATCTCTCCGGCCCGAAACAGGCATACGTTGGCAAGCGTCAGCAGGAATCCCAGTCCGAATACGCCTGCAAGGTCGGCCGCCTGCATCAGGACCGCGCTTTGCGTCAGGCTGTATCCGAACAGCATCCAGGGGCTTCCCGTGAAGAGGACCGACCGCGCGTATTCCAGGCCGGTCCAGGCGCAGGGGAACGCGAACAAGCCGGCGCTTCCGAATCTCTTGCCCAGGCGGAAGACGATGAATCCGGCGGCGGAAAAATAGCTCCCCATGTAGGCGGCGACCAGCAAAGCCGCCAGGCACCCGGCGGGCCATCCGATCCTTCCGGGGACGGCTACCGTGTATGCGATCCAGTAGAACAGCAGGAGGTTCGTACCGATGCCCGCGAGAAACCCCCGCCACGCCGCATTCCGGGAATCCCGCGCCGACTTCATCAACGTAAAGAACGGAAGCCAGCAGACGAACGGAAGCAGCGGGACGTCGTATCCCGGCGTGCCCGACGCATAGAGGACCGCGAACAGGGCGCCGTGCGCCCATGGAACCGCCCGGGCCGGGATTTTCAACTGCGCACCTTTCCCAACGCCGAACGATACAGCTTCATCTCCGCCGAGCGCATCCGCCTCGCTTCGGTCGCGCCAAGTTCATGGTCGTGGCCCGACAGGTGCAGGATTCCGTGGATGATGAAAAACAGGACCCTCTCCTCGGACGACCCCGGCCATCCGGACGTCTGCCGGAGACAGGTCGGCGCGGAGATCAGGATGTCCCCCGCAAGGCCCGGGGCATCCCCGTCCGGAAAGGAGATGACGTTGGTGGTACGGGGGCGGCCGAGGAACCGGCGGTTCCATTCCGTCATTTCGGCGTCGTCCACAACGAGAATCCTCAGGTCCGCCGCATCGGGTTCGAGAAGGGCGAGCGCATTGCGCACCAGCGCGCGCAGCTTCGCTCCATCGAAGGGCGCGGGTCTCGGATGCTGCCGGATACTGACGCCGTACCGCGTCATCCGACGGGAGGGCCCTTGCCGCTCTCCGGGTAATCGACCCGGGCATGCAGCACGGCCGAGAGAACATTTTTAAAGGCCTCGCATACTGCATGGAGATCGCGAAGCGTCATATCGCAATCGTTGAGCTGGCCGTCAAGGTAGGCGCGGTCGACGATCCGGTCGACGATCTCGTCGAGCTCCGCCTTCGTGGGGTCCTTCAGGCTCCGTGCGGTCGCCTCGACGGAATCCGCCAGCATGATGATCGCCGCCTCGCGGCTCCGCGGGCGTGGCCCCGGATACCTGAACATCTCTTCGGAGGAGCGGCGTTCCTGGATATCGGCCTGCGCCTTGTCGAGGAAGTAGTACAGGTAGCTGGTCCCGTGGTGCTGGGCGATGATTTCCGCGACACGGTCTCCCAGCCGGTATTCCTTCGCGAGCCGCAAGC comes from the Deltaproteobacteria bacterium genome and includes:
- the lnt gene encoding apolipoprotein N-acyltransferase, yielding MKIPARAVPWAHGALFAVLYASGTPGYDVPLLPFVCWLPFFTLMKSARDSRNAAWRGFLAGIGTNLLLFYWIAYTVAVPGRIGWPAGCLAALLVAAYMGSYFSAAGFIVFRLGKRFGSAGLFAFPCAWTGLEYARSVLFTGSPWMLFGYSLTQSAVLMQAADLAGVFGLGFLLTLANVCLFRAGEILSAGERRRAAMHAAGAIAVLVFFLAYGSWRISEWSRRPDGPGLRIAIAQGGIDQSVKWETAYQNKTLEIYGRLTREAASKGARITVWPETAAPFFYWWEVEMSREVERSASENGVPLIFGAPWFNPSEGGKYYNSVFLLDRQGVLEGRYDKRHLVPFGEYIPLKQVFFFVRKMTEGGEDFSAGTGPALFNVEGGPAGASVCYEAVFPGIIRESVLAGARWLVNVTNDAWFGDTVAPRQHLAMARMRAVEFRRPMVRAANSGISALIDARGEAVATLGLFRSEVLVGEIFPGKGDTIYAKTGEIFAICCTIITFFILCILLRGVDGVRTAGRKVRRA
- the ybeY gene encoding rRNA maturation RNase YbeY is translated as MTRYGVSIRQHPRPAPFDGAKLRALVRNALALLEPDAADLRILVVDDAEMTEWNRRFLGRPRTTNVISFPDGDAPGLAGDILISAPTCLRQTSGWPGSSEERVLFFIIHGILHLSGHDHELGATEARRMRSAEMKLYRSALGKVRS